A single region of the Cyanobacteria bacterium FACHB-DQ100 genome encodes:
- a CDS encoding 3'-5' exonuclease, with amino-acid sequence MPTLSTDLLAFYRDICSRPLTVVDLETSGHKPPRSRAIEVSVLNASLKDGILNQETYLINPNVVISPIITNITGISQEMLEDAPAPEEVWLKCLPLLEQGTLTAHNIGFDYPFIRSEYARLGISFYRSKSEQLCTVKLARLMLSELPSRSLPNLVKHFEFPVGESHRAEADTMACWLLAEMLLKQIANEDDETVLTRIGQQLLSLGDAAKIIGGSHKTVRTRMDVAGIEPYVSRTGAHLYRRIDVERMYWQKHQLSLT; translated from the coding sequence ATGCCAACTCTTTCAACAGATCTGCTTGCGTTTTATCGAGATATCTGTTCGCGTCCGCTGACGGTGGTTGATCTAGAGACTTCTGGACACAAACCGCCGCGGAGTCGAGCGATCGAAGTCTCTGTTTTGAACGCGAGCTTGAAAGATGGCATTCTCAATCAAGAAACTTATCTAATTAACCCTAATGTGGTAATTTCTCCGATTATCACCAACATTACGGGAATCTCTCAGGAGATGCTAGAAGATGCGCCTGCCCCCGAAGAGGTCTGGCTGAAGTGTTTACCTTTGCTAGAGCAGGGAACACTGACGGCGCATAATATTGGCTTTGACTATCCGTTTATTCGATCAGAGTATGCGCGATTGGGCATTTCGTTTTATCGATCGAAGTCAGAGCAGCTTTGTACAGTGAAGCTGGCGCGATTGATGCTGTCTGAGTTGCCATCCCGCAGCTTACCGAATTTAGTCAAACACTTTGAATTTCCGGTGGGAGAGTCGCATCGCGCTGAAGCCGATACGATGGCATGCTGGCTTTTAGCAGAAATGTTGCTGAAGCAGATTGCTAATGAAGACGATGAAACGGTTTTAACTAGAATCGGGCAGCAGCTTTTGTCGCTGGGCGATGCTGCAAAAATTATAGGGGGTTCCCACAAAACGGTGCGGACTCGGATGGATGTCGCAGGGATTGAACCTTATGTTTCTCGGACGGGTGCTCATCTGTATCGTCGTATTGATGTTGAGCGGATGTATTGGCAAAAGCATCAGCTTTCGCTCACTTAG